The stretch of DNA GTTCAACACACAAACAACTCTAGATGTGCAGATATTTTTAAGTCGCAGGCATAGGTTACTCTGGAGAACGGAGGCAATCCTGTATTTCCTGCTCAAAcacacgattttttttttttaaggacctGGCTAGTTTGGAAAAGGGAAGGGACCCGCGTTTAAAGCGAGTGTAAATAAACAAACACGTGGTCTGCGGAGGAATATCTTTAGGCACCAGCAGGATGACTGAAAACAGCCAGGTTTGGGGAAGAGTGGCTGCCACCGCGAGACAACCCCCACCACATCTGGAGCTCCAGATTCCGTCGGGATTCCCAGCCTCAACACGCCCTCACCGCCAGGCGCCTGGAAATCAGAACGCGGAGCCCGCCAGgacccctccccagcccactcGGCCCGTTCTTCCCGAGGTTCCAGTTAACTCTGGGCTTCAGCCTGGGAACCTGCAGAAACTGGAGACGAATGCGATTCCTAAATTACCCCACTCCTGGACTCTTCAAAGCCCCACAATAGGGACCCAAGGCTGTCTTCTTTCCAGGAAGAAAGGGCAGGATCCGTGAGAAGAAAACAACACGGTCCGAACTTGCCTCTGAGAACCCACAGGGCCGTAAACCTGAATTCCGCGGGAGAGAACGGCGTCCGTTTCTCTCGCGACACTTCATGGGTAACGTAGACGCTTCAAGTCCAGTTCGGTTCTCATTGGCTACCGCACGCCGTGAAGGGGCGGGGAAAGTAGCGGCGAGGCCCCGCCTTCACGCAGGAGCCAATCTTGAGCTGCCGAGGAGACAAACCCGGAAGTGAGATGCAAGGCGGCGATTTTCCCTTCTGTCAGGTGGGTAGTTATTCCTTGTCCCGGACCGCGCTTTTTGGTGGACCCGCGCCATGTAAGAACTCCTGAGCCCGTGCTGGTGGGTAGCCTGTGGACACAGGCCGAGCCCTGCAGGTCAGGCTGCGTCGTGGTCCCCAGGTAGGGCTGAAGCCGCTTCTCCGCTCTTGGCTATTTAGAAGGCCTCAGGCGGAGCTCGCGGGCCTGTGAGTTCCCGGCCGGTGGCAGAGTGCTGGAGCTGgatcccctctccctccctcccactcaccAGACTCTCTACAGGTGTCACCCATAGGTCCTTGAGTTCATTACATCTGCATTGCTTTGTGCTGATAACAGTAAGATGTATAGTGCAGCGAAAAATAATGTGGAACTTTTGAATTAGAACGTCTGCCCTTTCAGTTCCAGTGAAGGGTCCTTGATCTAGGGCAAGTTGTTTTATCTATCTGAACCTCCTTCATCTGTAAGGTTTAtactcccccccacccccatcactgAGTTGTTTGTAAGGAGTTGACATAGTTCGGATCTCTCTCAAAATAGGATATGCCCATTAAGTTAGGAAACGTACCCTGATATTCATGGAATATCAGGAATATCATCATCAAgtaatcagttttgttttttaactgtgaGTCGGGTAGATGCGCCTAGGTTTGGCCTTTTAAACTAAATATActagtaaaattttatatataatttgttgtATCTGAATCTGTAAACTCAAAATTTATGTAAAGGGagtttttattaaaaggaaaagcaTGTTAAGGAAGAGGATAAGATCTGTGGTATAAGGTTACTATATTTGATATAGTTACaagtgaacttttattttttagcctCTGTTAACAGTGTTTAATGAATTGATGTATGTTCACTTTTGTGTTGCAAGGTTCAGGAATtagtttgagaaagaaaaagtagaagctCCAGGAGAATtaataaaacacaaagcaattCTGATTGGGTGTCTCTGATTCCAAGGGTGACTGAAAAGCCAGATTGACCTTAGGAACACTTTAGTAAAATTCTTACATTTTACAGTAAAGTAACAGGTCCAGAAAAGTTACTGGACGTGAGTAATAGATTTAAACTTGAGTTTAGTGCTATGCCACTAGTAATAAAACTTAATACCACATTAAGATTGTATACTGTTAAACTTGTGAGATTAGGTACCAGAAATCAGTATCTTGGGGGTATGCCCAACTCCGGAACTTCTCAGAATCCATTCCAGGCAAAATCAAGCAACAAgactttaattaaatataatgctACACATACTTAATGCCTTCTATAGACAAGTAGGAGATAAATATAAGTTAAATGTGGTCCTTATCTTTAAACTTATAATCTTTTAAGGggcaaaaacaagaacaaagttaGTGGTGAAATACAATGTAGCaccaaaaaaagtagaaagcagAAAGTGATCTAAATGAGAGGatcaagaaagaatgaaagagataACATCTGAGAAGAGCCTTGAAAGACTGATAAGATTTCGACAAATAGAGTTGGGAGGCTGGgaattggtatttttaaattatctattgGTTATTCTCCTTTTCTGCAATTGATTAAGGTTTATATGCTGTGTAACTCTTTAAGCTGATATTGGTTTATAAATTAATATCGTGGCTTAGCAGAATAAACATCAGTTCCTTCAAGAAGCCTTCTTTAATCCCTTAGGACTAGGGGAATTATGAACTTCCTGTATACTCATGGTTTCTAGATAAGGCCTTGTAGTAGTACTTATCATGTTGTCTTTGCCAGTCACATGATGTCTTTGCCAGTCACCTACACTAGAGTAAGCTTCCTGAGGTGAAGACATGGATCTTGCTCATTATTGAATCCCAGTACCCAGAATTGACACATACCAGACATTCTATTCATATTagttgaatgaaggaatgaatgacagCCGAAATTCAGTTGAAAACAAGGACCCAACTAAGAACTATAGTTGCTTATCAATAAATAGGACTACTTTTTAAAGCAGTGAATTTTCCTAGGCCTGAAATTATCAAAGTAGAAATAGGATAATTAGTGTAGATGTTGTGATAAAGATATCTGCTCCAATGAGAGATTGGGACAGATGTTCTTTTGGGGGCTATTCCATCTTCAAGAATCCCTGATTCTTCCAACTAGTTTTTTTAGGAAttagaagtttttatttctgctctatttCTGCTCTATATTATCTGTGTGTCTAGTTTATAAAAATCTTGAATGCACCTTCTTAATTGTAGTAGTTATACTTCAAAACCTTCAAGGATTCATCACTCTTAGCATAATACCATCATACCTAAGCCAgtagattaaaaataatagttatataataatatagttgacttagaagaaaacaacaaatgtaAGAAGCATTAGACCACCAAAGATCATCTGTGATCTAATAGTGGTCTAATGCTTCttacttttgttgttttctgtcaGCACCAGTATTTAGTGTATGTAAGGAATaccatgagaaaaacaagagTTTAGACAGGGTTTAATTGTATATGTTTGTGAGACTTATCTATGCAGTTGATAAAGCCTGAATTATTGTTTTACtaataacttttgtatttgtgttttcaGGTCTTGATGAATAAAGCAGTCATAATTTATCTCTAGGAATATTATACTCTGGCatttgaaatgctttttatttagaatagtagtaaaaatggaaaaagaaaaaggaaatgatgatGGAATACCAGACCAAGAGAATTCCTTGGATTTTTCTGAACACTTTAACCAACTTGAATTGTTGGAAACACATGGACACCTTATTCCTACTGGTACTCAAAGTCTTTGGGTAGGCAATTCTGATGAAGATGAGGAGCAAGATGACAAAAATGAAGAGTGGTATcgattgcaagaaaaaaaaatggaaaaagaccCAAGCAAATTGCTTCTTTGGGCTGCTGAAAAAAAtcgggtaaaaaaaaaaaaattgcagagggAAGTGTGACAGTAGGAATAGCACTGGGTTCAAGCCATAAGGCCTGCCTTTACTATTATGGCCGTCATACCTATCTCTTGATTGTGAGGACCAAATGAGACAATGTACATGAAAGCACATATTAAGCTGCAAAATGTCATGCTAGATATTATTTGGGGGTTTAAGGATAATTATAAAGATAGCAAGCaatcatctattttttaaaatcggGTCATTAGGATCATTTAGGAAAGAGGAtggaaactaacatttattaaatactaacTATACCAGGTAccttattacattatttaatcctcatgtaTCTCTATAAGTAATATTCTTCTCTTTTATAGAGTAAGAAATTGAAATTCAGAAATATTAATTTGCCCAGGATCATCCAAGTGGAATGAACATCAAAAGCCTATTCCTTCTGCTTGGCCACTTCCACCTAATtttactcagtttccccatgtctGTTTTAGTAAACTAATAACTAAAAGGGTCTTGCattttaaatagctttttaaCCCAAGAGCATGCCACATTTAACCAGAGGCCCatagaacaaattaaaaattacaaccTAAAAGGATGTTTCTAAGTTTGTATTAAGAAGGAATTGAGCTCTTGAATCCCTTGAATTCCTTATtaatactttattcttttgttaaaagttttatttttaaaagtttcatacaGTGTATATATTGGTGTGATAATCCAATAGAAAAATCAAGcagttttcttcaaaaatattaaatacaattaaagcCTAGGATATTCATTGGACCAAAGCTTTTATGCAATGAACCTTAGTTGGACCAGGAGTAAGGGTATGGTTTGATATTCAGAGAATCTCATTCTTAGAAGCAACAAAGTATAGTTAACACTAACTTATTCATTCTTAAATCAGTAGTCCTCTCCTCCCAAAAAAGAgatcttaaattattttcattttaaagtcatCTACTAACGAGTAAGTTTTTATTCAACTTAATTAAATCTAACACCACAAGAcaattttgttttagttattgtTTTGGTTTGAGTTGAGTTgaaagatttccttttttcttctcagcTAACTACAGTGCGGAGACTACTTTCTGAAAAGGCCACTCATGTGAACACTAGGGATGAAGATGAGTATACCCCTCTTCATCGCGCAGCCTACAGTGGACACTTAGATATTGTCCGGGAGCTCATTGCACAGGGGGCAGACGTTCATGCAGTGACTGTGGATGGCTGGACGCCCCTGCACAGTGCTTGTAAGTGGAATAATACCAGAGTGGCTTCTTTCTTACTGCAGCATGATGCAGATATCAATGCCCAAACAAAAGGCCTCTTGACCCCCTTGCATCTTGCTGCTGGAAACAGAGACAGCAAGGATACCCTAGAACTCCTCTTGATGAACCGTTATGTCAAACCAGGGCTGAAAAACAACCTGGAAGAAACTGCATTTGATATTGCCAGGAGGACGAGTATCTATCACTACCTCTTTGAAATTGTGGAAGGCTGTACAAATTCTTCACCTCAGTCTTAACAATTCTAGTAATTTTCTTAAGTTTCTAAGTACCAGTGCCTCCTTTGTGTGAGATGTAAAGTATTCCCATAATCAAAGTTGACGTCAAACATCTTACTACAAAAATTCAGTGATATTCATTATAACATTCTTCCAAGTGAATTGCCTGACTTTGATGTCAGAatgtatttaaaagtaatttgcaTATATCTTTAATGATTTCTGTGGAGTTTGTGATTTtttatcagaaataattttaatgtgtGTATACTTAAAAACTTGACACGGGTTGTACAGAAACTGCTATTTTTGGTGCTGATCCAAGagagatgtatttttaaatatcccaCATCCTGGATCTTTGTTGAGTACTTAGTATattgacatatatttttataaggtGAGGTAACTCAGAACTTAATTTAAAAGTCTTACATATTCTGATACAATTTAGCTGTCTTCTCTACCTTACCATAGCCAGTTGCTTTCATTTTAAACTAGAGCAAGTAATGTATTAGTGACTTGCATCTTcataagttaaagaaaaaagcagcaaaaaaCCTAGATCTTTGTCTTTTAGAACACAGACCATTTTCAGGAAAGCAGTTAGCTAGGTGTTTAATTCATGACTATTGTATACTGCCTCCCCTACCACAATTTACACAATCCTGTGGATAGTCCTACCTCACCCTGGTCAACCTACATGATCCTTATGCTAATGGCAAATCACAATGACCTTGTAGACATGCACACAACCATACCTTTGTCCAAGAGATCATAATATATCTGCTATCCAACCGGTTTTACATGCCTAATCCTACTGATTGGGGCACTGCTCATATAGTGTCTCAAGTTCACAGGAAATGTTGATTTTCTAAGGTCCTCATTTTTACAAACTATACAAAGGCAAAGTGACAGGGGAAAAGGAATTAGTCTAAGAGTAAGGGGATGATTATTATATTGAGGCTAAAACCACAAAGTGGCTCaggcttaaaaaaagaaaaacactgtggATAATGACAAAAAgcataagtaaaaatatttgagaaaaataaagtacaagTTTTGAACAACACAAAAGGCATGAATTCATTTTTTACCTGTGTATGTCTTTCTTGGATCCAGAACATTATTCATCCAGCGTGCACTTAGTTATTTAATATCTACTCTCTCGGTTTCTCCAGCAGCAATTTTGCATTGTGTACCTAGCCCCTCTGTGATTGTTCCCAAAGTTTTGTCTTCTCAACATGAGAACACTCTAGGGGAAGGGAACTAAACCAATTGCTCTTtacttcatttacattttttaaatgtccaccAAGGCTTATCTCTTTCAAGCCATCCTATGTAACCCAGTCACCTTAGACTAAGTAATAatgttatttaatgaaatattaaatatttatttttggttagaACTTATTAGATGATCTCAGAAAAGTCAGAGATAATATATGAACTGAATCATTGTGACAACAGGCTCTTGAGAGTTAGTG from Piliocolobus tephrosceles isolate RC106 chromosome 13, ASM277652v3, whole genome shotgun sequence encodes:
- the ANKRD49 gene encoding ankyrin repeat domain-containing protein 49 codes for the protein MEKEKGNDDGIPDQENSLDFSEHFNQLELLETHGHLIPTGTQSLWVGNSDEDEEQDDKNEEWYRLQEKKMEKDPSKLLLWAAEKNRLTTVRRLLSEKATHVNTRDEDEYTPLHRAAYSGHLDIVRELIAQGADVHAVTVDGWTPLHSACKWNNTRVASFLLQHDADINAQTKGLLTPLHLAAGNRDSKDTLELLLMNRYVKPGLKNNLEETAFDIARRTSIYHYLFEIVEGCTNSSPQS